In Acidaminococcus fermentans DSM 20731, one genomic interval encodes:
- a CDS encoding GntR family transcriptional regulator → MSLTAIAEQLGISRTPVREAFQTLAAEGLITLRKDPGSKPERGFFC, encoded by the coding sequence CTGAGCCTGACCGCCATTGCGGAACAGCTGGGCATCAGCCGCACCCCCGTACGGGAAGCCTTTCAGACCCTTGCCGCAGAAGGATTGATCACCCTCAGGAAAGACCCTGGGAGCAAACCTGAAAGAGGTTTCTTTTGCTGA
- a CDS encoding dihydroxy-acid dehydratase, whose amino-acid sequence MIHSLDHPKKPEGSIAILYGNLAPKGAVVKKAGVKPSMYQFTGTARVFNYMEDACRAIQAGEIPAGTVIVLRYEGPKGGPGMREQHMVTSLLVGRGMDESCALITDGRFSGSTRGPAIGHISPEAAAGGPIAAVQDGDTITIDIPGRKLTLHLTVEEIQKRLTQVKLLKKTATPALQKYAALVTSADRGAILEIPECLK is encoded by the coding sequence GTGATCCATTCTCTGGATCATCCCAAAAAGCCAGAAGGAAGTATTGCCATCCTCTACGGCAATCTGGCTCCCAAAGGCGCTGTAGTGAAGAAAGCCGGAGTAAAGCCATCCATGTACCAGTTTACAGGGACTGCCCGGGTATTCAACTATATGGAAGATGCCTGCCGGGCCATCCAGGCAGGGGAGATCCCTGCCGGCACCGTCATCGTCCTGCGTTATGAAGGCCCCAAAGGAGGCCCCGGCATGCGGGAGCAGCACATGGTCACCTCCCTGCTGGTAGGCCGGGGCATGGATGAAAGCTGCGCTCTGATTACCGATGGACGGTTCTCCGGTTCCACTCGCGGTCCCGCCATCGGACACATCTCTCCCGAAGCCGCTGCAGGGGGGCCCATTGCCGCTGTACAGGACGGAGATACCATTACCATAGACATTCCCGGGAGAAAGCTGACCCTGCATCTTACGGTCGAGGAAATCCAAAAACGGTTAACCCAGGTAAAGCTTCTCAAAAAAACGGCAACACCGGCGCTTCAGAAATATGCAGCACTGGTTACCAGTGCCGACCGGGGTGCCATTCTGGAAATTCCCGAATGCCTGAAATAA
- a CDS encoding nitroreductase family protein — MELFDLLAARRSVRQYTEQPVSRQDLEKIVKAGLMAPSSKNLHSTEFLVVEDRGILKAMAHCKPRFGQMLEQAPAAIVVMGKLESHAWVEDSSVAMMAMMLQAAELGLGSCWVQVRHMTAGEKGADGQCLTSHQYLARLLDLPEGVEVEAILALGHEVKKQRPRTLEEARPERVHWGRV, encoded by the coding sequence ATGGAACTTTTTGATCTTTTGGCGGCCCGGCGGAGTGTGCGGCAGTACACGGAACAGCCGGTAAGCCGGCAGGATCTGGAGAAAATCGTGAAGGCGGGGCTGATGGCTCCCAGCAGCAAGAACCTGCACAGTACGGAATTTCTGGTGGTGGAGGACCGGGGCATCCTGAAGGCCATGGCCCACTGCAAACCCCGTTTTGGCCAGATGCTGGAGCAGGCGCCGGCGGCCATTGTGGTAATGGGGAAACTGGAATCTCATGCCTGGGTGGAAGACTCTTCAGTGGCCATGATGGCCATGATGCTCCAGGCGGCGGAACTGGGACTGGGTAGCTGCTGGGTCCAGGTGCGTCATATGACGGCTGGGGAAAAAGGGGCGGACGGTCAGTGTCTTACGTCCCATCAGTATCTGGCACGGCTGCTGGATCTGCCGGAAGGGGTGGAGGTGGAAGCCATCCTGGCCCTGGGCCATGAGGTCAAGAAACAGCGGCCCAGGACCCTGGAGGAAGCCCGTCCGGAACGGGTTCATTGGGGCAGGGTGTGA
- a CDS encoding metallo-dependent hydrolase — MDFLIRNGLLYDPAAHRLIRKDVALVEGKIVYPAVNAGSAGYRQIIDASGCLVTPGLIDYHTHYCFRGSENGVNGDAASFCMGITTAVDGGSAGTGNYELYRASIMAMAEVRILNYLLVASGGQSNDQYPENLDPRYFDERKILDFFQRYEDNLVGLKTRLSRGILGPEMARKSLQRTVEIAEKAGTRVIVHVTDCPLPLDEVAAMLRSGDVICHIYQNRGNHSCLDEKGKVLPGLWKARERGVLFDASNGRSNFDLEVARKAVEQGFVPDVISSDNNASSFFLQPLHSLPRVLSKYLDFGMPLEQVLDCATGNPARLIGRPELGTMEEGTTADVALFRLKKKEVPYCDINGHTMTGHQVLVPQMTFKGGKCVYCQADFG; from the coding sequence ATGGATTTTTTAATCAGGAATGGACTGCTCTATGATCCGGCAGCCCATCGGCTGATCAGGAAAGATGTGGCCCTGGTGGAAGGGAAAATCGTTTATCCCGCGGTAAATGCGGGCTCTGCCGGTTACAGGCAGATCATTGATGCATCTGGATGCCTGGTGACACCGGGTCTGATCGATTATCATACCCATTACTGTTTCCGGGGCAGTGAAAATGGTGTCAATGGGGATGCCGCCTCTTTCTGCATGGGGATCACCACTGCTGTGGACGGCGGGAGTGCAGGCACCGGAAATTATGAACTGTACAGAGCCAGCATTATGGCCATGGCAGAAGTCAGGATCCTGAACTATCTGCTGGTGGCGTCCGGCGGACAGTCCAATGACCAGTATCCGGAGAATCTGGATCCCCGGTATTTTGATGAAAGAAAGATTCTGGATTTCTTTCAGCGGTATGAAGACAATCTGGTGGGCCTTAAAACGCGGCTTTCCCGGGGAATCCTGGGCCCGGAAATGGCACGGAAATCTTTGCAGCGGACTGTGGAGATTGCTGAAAAGGCAGGCACAAGGGTCATCGTCCATGTGACGGATTGTCCTCTGCCCCTGGATGAAGTGGCTGCCATGCTGCGGTCGGGAGATGTGATCTGCCATATTTACCAGAACCGGGGAAATCATTCCTGTCTGGACGAAAAGGGGAAGGTGCTGCCGGGACTGTGGAAAGCCAGGGAAAGAGGCGTACTCTTTGATGCCTCCAACGGGCGGAGCAATTTTGACTTGGAGGTGGCTCGGAAGGCCGTAGAACAGGGATTCGTCCCGGATGTGATCAGTTCGGACAACAATGCCTCCAGCTTTTTCCTGCAGCCTCTCCATTCCCTGCCCCGGGTTTTGTCCAAGTACCTGGATTTCGGGATGCCGTTGGAACAGGTATTGGACTGTGCCACTGGAAACCCGGCCCGACTGATCGGACGTCCGGAACTGGGAACCATGGAAGAAGGTACAACCGCTGATGTGGCGCTGTTCCGACTGAAAAAGAAAGAGGTCCCCTATTGTGATATCAACGGCCATACCATGACGGGACATCAGGTGCTGGTGCCCCAGATGACGTTTAAAGGGGGCAAGTGCGTATACTGCCAGGCGGATTTCGGATAA
- a CDS encoding TRAP transporter substrate-binding protein produces the protein MGLVSALSKEKAKVASNISTALDADADEFGKNIQPLDPSEIPGEYHWRAAMTVADSSINYQMVAEFAHLLKQKSGGKITVDLYPGGQLGNTTEFTEAVVSGSIEIGTGMTTDLVDFIPQYAVFDMPNLFDNVGQMRAVLNGPFVKVMNQYCNAGGIQMLGYSDAGFRELTTNKKVTKLEDLQGQKIRVMTNKYHIAYWNSLGAAATPMQFTEVFMGLQQGTIDGEENPYMNIVGNNVQEVQKYVVETNHVGHIITFFMNKDVYNSLPDNVRKLVDECAAAATAYGNRRADKSIQKYKQTCIDAGCEIVALDPQVIAQLRDKGKVVYDMVRKDQGSEIVDQLLQAIDQARKNGK, from the coding sequence ATGGGTCTGGTCAGCGCACTTTCCAAAGAAAAGGCCAAGGTGGCCTCCAATATCAGTACGGCGCTGGATGCGGATGCTGACGAATTCGGCAAAAATATCCAGCCGCTGGATCCCAGTGAGATTCCGGGAGAATACCATTGGCGGGCGGCCATGACCGTGGCGGATTCGTCCATCAACTACCAGATGGTCGCAGAATTCGCCCATCTGCTGAAACAAAAATCCGGCGGAAAGATTACGGTGGACCTGTATCCCGGCGGACAGCTGGGGAACACCACGGAATTTACCGAAGCCGTGGTCAGCGGCTCCATTGAAATCGGTACCGGCATGACTACGGACCTGGTGGACTTCATTCCTCAGTATGCGGTCTTTGATATGCCCAACCTGTTTGACAATGTAGGACAGATGCGGGCCGTGCTGAATGGGCCTTTTGTCAAGGTCATGAATCAGTACTGCAACGCCGGCGGCATCCAGATGCTGGGTTATTCGGACGCCGGTTTCCGGGAACTGACCACCAACAAAAAAGTGACGAAACTGGAAGATCTCCAGGGTCAGAAAATCCGGGTGATGACCAACAAGTATCATATCGCCTACTGGAATTCTCTGGGAGCTGCGGCAACTCCCATGCAGTTTACGGAAGTGTTCATGGGCCTGCAGCAGGGGACCATTGACGGGGAAGAAAATCCCTATATGAACATCGTGGGGAACAATGTGCAGGAAGTGCAGAAGTATGTGGTGGAAACCAACCATGTGGGGCACATCATTACCTTCTTTATGAACAAGGACGTGTACAATTCTCTGCCGGACAATGTGCGGAAACTGGTGGATGAATGTGCTGCAGCTGCTACAGCCTACGGCAACCGGCGGGCGGACAAGAGCATCCAGAAATACAAACAGACCTGCATCGATGCGGGATGCGAAATCGTCGCTCTGGATCCTCAGGTCATTGCCCAGCTGCGGGACAAGGGCAAAGTGGTTTATGACATGGTCAGAAAAGATCAGGGCAGTGAAATCGTGGATCAGTTGCTCCAGGCCATCGACCAGGCCAGAAAAAACGGAAAATAA
- a CDS encoding TRAP transporter small permease, with product MKLVKWFDKNLELLILAIMLAVMCCLSFANVIMRYGFHHALTWSDEICCYLLALSAFYCLPCAVRHGVSIKVDTFTTMMPESLQKTLGLVCDGVMILLLAYLFKGTQELIQKADLIHQASPALAIPVADIYRIMAFGILLGIFRYAQLMVRVFQGKVNLEADNGNDLEKGRGAEKE from the coding sequence ATGAAACTGGTCAAATGGTTTGATAAAAATCTGGAACTGCTCATCCTGGCCATTATGCTGGCTGTGATGTGCTGCCTGTCCTTTGCCAATGTAATCATGCGGTACGGTTTTCATCATGCGCTGACCTGGTCGGATGAAATATGCTGTTATCTGCTGGCTCTGTCGGCTTTTTACTGCCTGCCCTGTGCGGTACGCCACGGGGTGAGCATCAAGGTGGATACCTTTACCACTATGATGCCGGAGAGTCTGCAGAAAACCCTGGGACTTGTTTGTGACGGAGTGATGATCCTTCTTTTGGCTTATCTGTTCAAAGGCACTCAGGAACTGATTCAGAAAGCGGATTTGATCCATCAGGCCAGTCCGGCTCTGGCCATTCCGGTAGCGGATATTTACCGGATTATGGCTTTTGGAATCCTGTTGGGAATCTTCCGGTATGCACAGCTGATGGTCCGGGTCTTCCAGGGAAAAGTGAATCTGGAAGCGGACAACGGCAATGATCTGGAAAAGGGAAGGGGGGCGGAAAAAGAATGA
- a CDS encoding LysR family transcriptional regulator, whose amino-acid sequence MDIQVLEYIVTIADCGSISRAAQKLFITQSGLNQQLIKLENRLGIKIFERDNHHLEITPAGQLIVDSATEILRIRRNTLTQLSDLQSSISGLISLGLTHEHGIDVFTAIYQQFHQRYPHINFSLKEKIVADQYQMLGRGSLDLGIVLIKKLPAEIQRTLIREDLYQEDLLLGIPLSHPLASRAVPLSAGKPLRVIDLHLFKDDPFALIFKSSTMRQDVIDPLFEKSRFYPHIMLETAMNNALATLVSRGFCCTILPHSRVLASSHQDECAWFRLLENPTWSVSVVRRKDYRLGEATRYLLELAKQYGRSMEEQFSCHSPGYNR is encoded by the coding sequence ATGGATATCCAGGTTCTGGAATATATCGTAACCATCGCCGACTGCGGCAGCATCTCCAGGGCTGCTCAGAAACTGTTCATCACCCAGTCCGGACTGAACCAGCAGCTGATCAAACTGGAAAACAGGCTGGGCATCAAAATCTTTGAGCGGGACAATCATCATCTGGAAATCACCCCCGCCGGCCAGCTGATTGTGGACAGCGCCACGGAAATCCTCCGGATCCGCCGGAACACCCTGACCCAGCTCAGTGATCTTCAATCCAGCATCAGCGGCCTGATTTCCCTGGGACTGACCCATGAGCACGGCATCGATGTGTTTACTGCCATTTATCAGCAGTTCCATCAGCGTTACCCCCATATCAACTTTTCCCTGAAAGAAAAAATCGTGGCGGACCAGTACCAGATGCTGGGCCGGGGCTCTCTGGACCTGGGCATTGTCCTGATCAAGAAACTTCCCGCCGAGATCCAGCGCACCCTGATCCGGGAAGATCTGTATCAGGAAGATCTGCTGCTGGGGATTCCTTTGTCCCACCCCCTGGCCTCCCGGGCGGTTCCTCTCAGTGCAGGGAAACCTCTCCGAGTCATTGATCTGCACCTTTTCAAAGATGACCCGTTTGCCCTGATTTTCAAGTCTTCCACCATGCGGCAGGACGTCATTGATCCCTTATTCGAAAAGAGTAGATTCTATCCCCATATCATGCTGGAAACTGCCATGAACAACGCCCTGGCCACCCTGGTCAGCCGTGGCTTCTGCTGTACCATTCTGCCCCATTCCCGGGTCCTGGCCAGCAGTCACCAGGACGAGTGTGCCTGGTTCCGCCTGCTGGAAAATCCCACCTGGTCCGTTTCCGTAGTCCGACGGAAGGATTACCGGCTGGGCGAAGCCACCCGATATCTGCTGGAACTGGCGAAACAGTACGGCCGCTCTATGGAAGAACAGTTTTCCTGTCACAGTCCCGGATACAACCGCTAA
- a CDS encoding DUF1667 domain-containing protein, whose amino-acid sequence MNKEMTCIVCPNGCTLQLDYEIREGKPVLEKVTGNLCSRGEEYARQELLAPKRTIASSVLVEGGELPLVSVRTRGAIPKEQIFPVMEEIRKCQVKAPVRAGTVLIPNVLGLGADVIATKTVEKR is encoded by the coding sequence ATGAATAAGGAAATGACCTGCATCGTCTGCCCCAATGGGTGCACCCTGCAGCTGGATTATGAAATCCGGGAAGGAAAACCGGTACTGGAAAAAGTAACGGGGAACCTGTGCTCCCGGGGAGAGGAATATGCCCGTCAGGAACTGCTGGCTCCCAAACGGACCATTGCCAGTTCCGTCCTGGTGGAGGGCGGAGAACTGCCCCTGGTCAGCGTACGGACCCGGGGGGCCATTCCCAAAGAACAGATCTTTCCAGTGATGGAAGAAATCCGGAAATGTCAGGTAAAGGCGCCGGTCAGGGCAGGTACGGTGCTGATTCCCAACGTACTGGGACTGGGAGCGGATGTGATCGCCACAAAGACGGTGGAAAAGAGATAA
- a CDS encoding NAD(P)/FAD-dependent oxidoreductase, with protein MEAVKKAEKGQSFRQADVVIIGGGPAGLAAAVRLYDLGVKDILILEREHQLGGILKQCIHDGFGLTRFGETLSGPEYADRFIQEVKERKIPFVTDTTVIQITPDHKVYAAHEDGMVLVQARAIVLAMGCRERTRGALAIPGTRPAGVLTAGVAQAYINLQNRMPGKEIVILGSGDIGLIMARRLTLEGAHVKGVYEINPIPSGLPRNIEQCLHDYNIPLYLSHTVADIRGRDRLESVVVAQVDGHLRPIAGTEKEIPCDTLILSVGLIPENELTLGAGAELDPHTQGALVDEFCQTTVPGLFSAGNVLHVHDLVDFVSLEAEGMAEGIRQYLEAGLPEAEIPVRCGRNIGHTVPQRVSGKRDFRLSLRVRQPQRNARLVVKQGERILARKKIVNALPANMIELTVPCREMAAEGEIEVSLDE; from the coding sequence ATGGAAGCAGTGAAAAAAGCGGAGAAAGGGCAGTCCTTCCGCCAGGCGGACGTGGTCATCATCGGCGGCGGGCCTGCCGGACTGGCGGCAGCGGTGCGGCTGTATGACCTGGGAGTCAAAGACATTCTGATCCTGGAACGGGAACACCAGCTGGGAGGGATCCTGAAACAGTGCATCCATGACGGATTCGGACTGACCCGGTTCGGGGAAACCCTCAGCGGTCCGGAATATGCGGACCGGTTCATCCAGGAGGTCAAAGAGCGGAAGATCCCCTTTGTGACGGATACCACTGTGATCCAGATTACGCCGGATCATAAAGTCTATGCGGCCCATGAAGACGGCATGGTGCTGGTCCAGGCCAGGGCCATTGTACTGGCCATGGGATGCCGGGAACGGACCCGGGGAGCCCTGGCCATTCCGGGGACCCGGCCGGCAGGGGTGCTGACAGCCGGTGTGGCCCAGGCCTACATCAATCTGCAGAACCGGATGCCCGGGAAGGAAATCGTCATCCTGGGGTCCGGGGACATAGGCCTGATCATGGCACGTCGGCTGACCCTGGAAGGGGCCCATGTGAAAGGGGTCTATGAAATCAATCCCATCCCCAGCGGGCTGCCCCGGAACATCGAACAGTGTCTCCATGATTACAATATCCCCTTGTATCTCAGCCATACGGTGGCGGATATCCGGGGCCGGGACCGGCTGGAAAGCGTGGTGGTGGCCCAGGTGGACGGCCATTTGCGGCCCATTGCCGGCACCGAGAAGGAAATCCCCTGCGATACCCTGATCCTTTCTGTGGGGCTGATCCCGGAAAATGAACTGACCCTGGGAGCCGGAGCAGAACTGGATCCCCACACCCAGGGAGCCCTGGTGGACGAGTTCTGCCAGACCACGGTCCCCGGCCTGTTTTCTGCGGGGAACGTGCTCCATGTCCATGACTTGGTGGACTTTGTTTCCCTGGAAGCGGAAGGGATGGCGGAAGGAATCAGACAGTACCTGGAAGCCGGTCTGCCTGAGGCGGAAATCCCGGTGCGCTGCGGTCGGAACATCGGGCATACGGTACCCCAGCGGGTCAGCGGAAAACGGGATTTCCGGCTGTCCCTTCGGGTCCGGCAGCCTCAGCGGAATGCCCGGCTGGTGGTGAAACAGGGAGAACGGATACTGGCCCGAAAGAAAATCGTCAATGCGCTGCCGGCCAATATGATTGAACTGACGGTTCCCTGCAGGGAAATGGCAGCAGAGGGAGAAATCGAGGTGAGCCTGGATGAATAA
- a CDS encoding NAD(P)/FAD-dependent oxidoreductase: MELYDAVVVGAGVVGCAIARELSRYDLKILVLEKELDVATGNSSRNTGMLHAGFTYKLGTLRARCSVEGNQEFDQVAAELGVPFKRTGKLVVGFTDHDRENILRFKANGEANGVRGIRMVDPEEMHRIEPNAGGNFAMYVPASGILDPMQYTIGLAENACKNGARFSFGSRVIGIEGLDGPRQQQVLGRTEKGKVYQIVTNRGMVCSRWVINSAGAYAVKIGQLMGYPEVPQIGTKGEYYVLDKKAGAFLKTPVYPAPNDRGGFVTHATPTVDGNILVGPDWYTTEGPEDYANQQQSLDRLFQDGRKMFKKMERQYFIRNFVGIRWRNCDPVTKEPMDFRIMTDPSIPHTVSLVGIESPGVTAALPLARRVAAILVGESENEGRSIAQKQDFDPVRKPIRRFAEMSLEEKEEAIRENPDYGQVFCRCENVSRAEILQAIHNPLGVHTLTGIKNRTRSMMGRCQGGYCQTRITQLMEQELGMAPEELRYQREGGWLFTGEVRPEKQGEE, translated from the coding sequence ATGGAATTGTATGATGCAGTTGTTGTTGGTGCCGGTGTGGTGGGCTGTGCCATAGCCCGGGAACTGTCCCGGTACGATCTGAAGATCCTGGTGCTGGAAAAGGAACTGGATGTGGCAACCGGGAATTCCAGCCGGAATACGGGGATGCTCCATGCCGGGTTCACCTATAAATTGGGGACTCTCCGGGCCAGATGTTCCGTGGAAGGAAACCAGGAATTCGACCAGGTGGCCGCCGAACTGGGGGTCCCCTTTAAACGGACCGGCAAGCTGGTAGTGGGCTTTACGGACCATGACCGGGAGAACATCCTCCGGTTCAAGGCCAATGGGGAAGCCAACGGGGTTCGGGGCATCCGGATGGTGGATCCGGAGGAAATGCACCGGATCGAGCCCAATGCAGGAGGAAATTTTGCCATGTATGTACCGGCTTCCGGTATCCTGGACCCTATGCAGTATACCATCGGGCTGGCGGAAAATGCCTGCAAAAACGGGGCCAGGTTTTCGTTCGGATCCCGGGTGATCGGCATTGAAGGCCTGGATGGTCCGCGGCAGCAGCAGGTGCTGGGCCGGACGGAAAAAGGAAAGGTATATCAGATTGTCACCAATCGGGGCATGGTGTGCAGCCGCTGGGTGATCAACAGTGCCGGAGCCTATGCGGTGAAAATCGGGCAGCTGATGGGGTATCCGGAAGTCCCTCAGATCGGGACCAAGGGAGAATATTACGTGCTGGATAAAAAGGCCGGGGCTTTCCTGAAGACCCCGGTGTACCCGGCACCCAATGACCGGGGCGGTTTCGTGACCCATGCCACTCCTACGGTGGACGGGAATATCCTGGTGGGGCCGGACTGGTATACCACGGAGGGACCAGAAGATTATGCCAACCAGCAGCAGAGCCTGGACCGGCTGTTTCAGGATGGCCGGAAAATGTTCAAAAAAATGGAACGGCAGTATTTCATCCGGAACTTTGTAGGCATCCGCTGGCGGAACTGTGATCCTGTCACCAAAGAACCCATGGATTTCCGGATCATGACGGATCCGTCCATTCCCCATACGGTCAGCCTGGTGGGCATCGAATCTCCCGGGGTCACGGCAGCACTTCCCCTGGCACGGAGAGTGGCGGCCATCCTGGTGGGAGAATCGGAAAATGAGGGCCGGTCCATTGCCCAAAAACAGGATTTCGACCCGGTGAGAAAACCGATCCGCCGTTTTGCGGAGATGAGCCTGGAAGAAAAGGAAGAAGCCATCCGGGAAAATCCGGATTACGGCCAGGTATTCTGCCGGTGTGAAAATGTTTCCCGGGCAGAGATCCTCCAGGCCATCCACAACCCGCTGGGGGTCCATACCCTGACGGGCATCAAGAACCGGACCCGTTCCATGATGGGCCGGTGCCAGGGCGGTTACTGCCAGACCCGGATCACCCAGTTGATGGAACAGGAACTGGGCATGGCACCGGAAGAACTGCGGTACCAGCGGGAAGGCGGATGGCTGTTCACGGGAGAAGTGCGGCCTGAAAAACAGGGGGAGGAATGA
- a CDS encoding SLC13 family permease yields MSEITVCLIIAVVTMILFIGRVFPMALTSVLCALAMGICLPSVKLSAIYSGFGTAPVYMIAGMTIVGDALFQTGVAQKIGITLSKMKIFQSERIFTVMVVVVCTLMSAFMSDSGCIAMWMPIIAAVAAGSKGKIRSKMVIMPAGIACIVGGATTLVGSTSQNTANSFLMQVPGFETGMGVFDMTSVMWMVDALMVLYFATIGYTITKKTLKPGSPHFDDGNVFAQSSEELDNVPQASTRKQVISVFTLLLCILGFILCGFAPFNKYLNIANVALIGASILFVTKTIDYKTTLKNIGWDVLLTVGFIATLGVALEKTGAGKLIAEQTLAFFGGEDASLQVILCVMFVLGSFLTLFMSNVAVSAMLAPIYIPLAQRMGLSPAPFIILIAIASNMAIATPIGTPVNMQILPAGYKFSDYVKIGGPLWLIFVIAVCLTAKGILF; encoded by the coding sequence ATGAGTGAAATTACAGTCTGCCTGATCATTGCGGTGGTAACCATGATCCTGTTCATCGGCCGGGTGTTTCCCATGGCACTTACCTCAGTGCTGTGTGCCCTGGCCATGGGAATCTGTCTGCCCAGTGTGAAGCTGTCCGCCATTTACAGCGGGTTTGGGACAGCTCCGGTGTACATGATTGCCGGGATGACCATTGTGGGGGATGCCCTGTTCCAGACCGGGGTGGCCCAGAAAATCGGGATTACCCTGAGCAAGATGAAAATCTTCCAGAGCGAGCGGATTTTTACCGTGATGGTGGTTGTGGTTTGTACCCTGATGTCCGCATTTATGAGCGATTCGGGCTGCATTGCCATGTGGATGCCTATCATTGCGGCGGTGGCTGCCGGTTCCAAGGGGAAAATCCGGTCCAAGATGGTGATCATGCCCGCCGGCATTGCCTGTATCGTGGGCGGGGCCACCACCCTGGTAGGGTCCACTTCCCAGAATACGGCCAACAGTTTCCTGATGCAGGTACCCGGGTTTGAAACCGGTATGGGTGTTTTCGATATGACGTCCGTCATGTGGATGGTGGATGCACTGATGGTCCTGTATTTCGCTACCATAGGGTATACCATCACCAAGAAAACCCTGAAGCCCGGCTCTCCCCATTTTGATGACGGCAATGTATTTGCCCAGAGTTCAGAAGAACTGGACAATGTGCCTCAGGCATCCACCCGGAAACAGGTGATTTCCGTATTCACCCTGCTGCTGTGCATCCTGGGATTCATCCTGTGTGGATTTGCCCCGTTCAACAAATACCTGAACATTGCCAATGTGGCCCTGATTGGAGCGTCCATCCTGTTTGTGACGAAGACCATTGATTACAAGACCACGTTAAAAAATATAGGCTGGGATGTGCTGCTGACGGTGGGGTTTATCGCTACCCTGGGGGTGGCATTGGAGAAGACCGGTGCCGGAAAGCTGATTGCGGAACAGACCCTGGCCTTCTTTGGCGGGGAGGATGCCTCTCTGCAGGTCATCCTTTGCGTAATGTTCGTCCTGGGCAGCTTCCTGACCCTGTTCATGTCCAATGTGGCGGTATCCGCCATGCTGGCCCCTATTTATATCCCTCTGGCCCAGCGCATGGGTCTGAGTCCGGCACCGTTCATCATCCTGATTGCCATTGCCTCCAACATGGCCATCGCCACGCCGATCGGGACACCGGTGAATATGCAGATCCTGCCGGCCGGGTATAAATTCAGTGATTATGTGAAAATTGGCGGTCCGCTGTGGCTGATTTTTGTGATTGCCGTATGCCTGACTGCCAAGGGTATTCTGTTCTGA
- a CDS encoding AraC family transcriptional regulator, producing the protein MMTHCLYYAYWGDHNVNPRPHLHDQLEIYISLNNIGDFFLQEKKYPLQVGSLFLIHPFEIHHGFCGANETTNRYAIRFPLGILKQLSTADTDLETLFRTAPQSIQLTHQELAQVSGLMEGLLQPAPNRFAQDIQQNLLLFQFILILARILHTREPARQPGSGEYNGLVQQILQYIHGHYREEISLEELSAHLYVSKSRLCKVFREHTGFTIGNYLTMYRLQTACSLLEKGEKVKEVGKAVGFRTYTHFIRTFTSKLGQPPKKFIREHM; encoded by the coding sequence ATGATGACACACTGTCTGTATTATGCCTACTGGGGCGATCACAATGTGAATCCCCGTCCCCATCTCCATGACCAGCTGGAAATTTACATCAGCCTGAACAATATTGGTGATTTCTTCCTGCAGGAAAAGAAATATCCGCTGCAAGTGGGCAGTCTCTTCCTGATCCATCCTTTTGAAATCCATCACGGTTTCTGCGGTGCCAATGAAACCACCAACCGCTATGCCATCCGGTTTCCTTTGGGAATCCTGAAACAGCTTTCCACGGCCGATACCGATCTGGAAACCCTGTTCCGGACCGCGCCCCAGTCCATCCAGCTGACCCACCAGGAACTGGCCCAGGTCAGCGGACTGATGGAAGGGTTGCTCCAGCCGGCTCCCAACCGCTTTGCCCAGGATATCCAGCAGAACCTTCTTCTTTTCCAGTTCATCCTCATCCTTGCCCGCATCCTGCACACCAGAGAGCCGGCCCGGCAGCCCGGTTCCGGAGAATACAACGGCCTGGTCCAGCAGATCCTCCAGTACATCCATGGCCACTACCGGGAAGAAATTTCCCTGGAAGAACTGTCCGCCCATCTGTATGTGAGCAAATCACGGCTGTGCAAAGTGTTCCGGGAGCACACCGGCTTCACCATCGGGAACTATCTGACCATGTACCGGCTCCAGACAGCCTGCTCCCTGTTGGAAAAAGGTGAAAAAGTAAAGGAAGTGGGCAAAGCCGTCGGGTTCCGGACCTATACCCACTTTATCCGCACATTCACCAGCAAACTGGGCCAGCCGCCCAAAAAATTCATCCGGGAGCATATGTAA